A stretch of the Arthrobacter sp. PAMC 25486 genome encodes the following:
- a CDS encoding ABC-F family ATP-binding cassette domain-containing protein, with protein sequence MISVQDLELRAGARLLMDEVSFRIDSGDKIGLVGRNGAGKTTLTRVLAGEALPAGGTVTRTGEIGYLPQDPRTPDMEQLAKDRILAARDMDKVIAKLRKAEDDMASEDNTIRDKAMRRYDRLDAEFQAAGGYAAEAEAASISSNLALPERILNQPLKTLSGGQRRRVELARILFSGAKTMLLDEPTNHLDADSVAWLRDFLKSHNGGLIVISHDVELLDATVNKVYHLDANRATIDQYNLGYKKYLSQRETDERARRRERANAEKKAGVLMDQANKMRAKASKAVAAQNMAKRAERLLAGLEEVRAQDKVAALRFPDPSPCGKTPLMAEGLSKSYGSLEIFMDVSLAIDRGSKVVILGLNGAGKTTLLRMLAGVSKPDTGEIIAGHGLKVGYYAQEHDTLDVNRTVLENMRSAAGDMNDAEVRGILGSFLFSGDDVNKPAGVLSGGEKTRLALATIVASSANVLLLDEPTNNLDPASRAEILGALKNYTGAVVLVSHDEGAVAALDPERVVLLPDGDEDLWNPEYLDLITMA encoded by the coding sequence TTGATATCGGTCCAAGACCTTGAGTTACGTGCTGGAGCTCGATTGCTCATGGACGAAGTATCATTCCGCATCGACAGCGGCGACAAGATCGGTCTGGTGGGCCGCAACGGTGCCGGCAAGACCACCTTGACCCGCGTTCTGGCCGGCGAGGCACTCCCCGCAGGCGGCACGGTCACGCGCACCGGAGAAATCGGCTATCTGCCGCAGGACCCGCGCACCCCTGACATGGAGCAGCTGGCCAAGGACCGCATTCTTGCGGCCCGCGACATGGACAAGGTCATCGCCAAGCTGCGCAAGGCCGAGGACGACATGGCCAGCGAAGACAACACCATCCGCGACAAGGCAATGCGCCGCTACGACCGTCTGGATGCCGAGTTCCAGGCCGCCGGCGGTTATGCTGCCGAAGCCGAGGCTGCATCCATTTCCTCCAACCTGGCCCTGCCCGAACGCATCCTGAACCAGCCGTTGAAAACCCTTTCCGGTGGACAGCGCCGCCGTGTCGAGTTGGCGCGCATCCTGTTTTCCGGTGCGAAGACCATGCTCCTTGATGAGCCCACCAACCACCTTGACGCTGATTCGGTGGCCTGGCTGCGGGACTTCCTCAAGAGCCACAATGGCGGTTTGATCGTGATTAGCCACGACGTCGAACTCCTGGATGCGACCGTGAACAAGGTCTACCACCTGGATGCCAACCGGGCCACGATTGACCAGTACAACCTCGGTTACAAGAAGTATCTGTCGCAGCGCGAAACCGATGAACGCGCCCGACGCCGGGAACGCGCCAACGCTGAAAAGAAGGCCGGCGTCCTGATGGATCAGGCCAACAAGATGCGGGCCAAGGCCTCCAAGGCCGTTGCCGCTCAGAACATGGCCAAGCGCGCCGAACGCCTGCTGGCCGGACTCGAAGAGGTCCGGGCCCAGGACAAGGTGGCGGCACTACGCTTCCCAGATCCTTCTCCGTGTGGGAAAACTCCGCTGATGGCCGAAGGGCTCAGCAAGTCTTATGGTTCATTGGAAATTTTCATGGATGTCAGCCTCGCCATCGACCGCGGCTCCAAGGTTGTCATCCTGGGCCTCAACGGTGCCGGTAAGACGACCCTGCTGCGCATGCTGGCAGGCGTGTCCAAGCCTGACACCGGCGAGATCATTGCCGGCCACGGCCTGAAGGTTGGCTACTACGCCCAGGAGCACGACACCCTTGACGTAAACCGCACCGTCCTGGAGAACATGCGTTCAGCGGCCGGGGACATGAACGACGCCGAAGTTCGCGGCATCCTTGGCTCGTTCCTGTTCTCAGGTGATGACGTGAACAAGCCCGCCGGCGTCCTTTCCGGTGGCGAAAAGACCCGCCTGGCCCTGGCCACGATCGTCGCCTCCAGTGCCAACGTGCTGCTGCTTGATGAGCCCACCAACAACCTTGACCCCGCCAGCCGTGCGGAGATCCTGGGGGCCCTGAAGAACTACACCGGCGCCGTTGTCCTGGTCAGCCACGATGAGGGTGCCGTAGCGGCCCTTGACCCCGAGCGTGTGGTGCTGCTGCCCGACGGCGACGAGGACTTGTGGAACCCGGAATACTTGGACCTGATCACGATGGCCTAA
- a CDS encoding biotin transporter BioY, which translates to MSPLSHKGTALSTSHALPDGGPQPETPRSGRRRWGAMDLSLIAVFAALMAASIAVPGINVGPLGVAITLQTLVVSLCGLVLGFSRGTAAVGLYVLLGLIGLPIFSGFRAGPAVLASPSAGYIVGFIFGAAVVGLLATLAVRSRWRMAGLFGAAMVGTVVIHAFGIAGFMAKGMALSAAVTADVIYLPGDILKNVVAVAIALSLHRAFPDLLVRRRK; encoded by the coding sequence ATGAGTCCTTTGAGTCACAAGGGCACGGCCCTGAGCACTTCCCACGCGCTGCCCGACGGCGGGCCACAGCCAGAAACGCCCCGTTCCGGGCGCCGCCGCTGGGGTGCGATGGATCTCTCACTCATTGCTGTCTTTGCGGCCCTGATGGCTGCCTCGATTGCCGTCCCCGGCATCAACGTTGGCCCCCTGGGTGTTGCCATCACCTTGCAGACCCTGGTGGTGAGCCTGTGCGGGCTGGTGCTAGGATTCTCTCGCGGCACAGCAGCCGTGGGCCTGTACGTGCTGTTGGGCCTGATTGGGCTGCCCATCTTCAGCGGCTTCCGTGCCGGGCCTGCCGTCTTGGCCAGCCCCTCCGCCGGCTACATCGTCGGGTTCATCTTTGGCGCAGCCGTGGTGGGCCTGCTGGCAACCCTCGCTGTGCGCAGCCGTTGGCGCATGGCCGGCCTCTTTGGTGCGGCCATGGTTGGCACAGTGGTCATTCATGCGTTTGGCATCGCCGGGTTCATGGCCAAGGGCATGGCCCTTTCCGCCGCCGTCACGGCCGATGTCATCTACCTGCCCGGCGACATCCTAAAGAACGTAGTGGCCGTGGCCATCGCACTGAGCCTGCACCGCGCCTTCCCCGACCTGCTGGTGCGCCGGCGCAAGTGA
- a CDS encoding energy-coupling factor ABC transporter ATP-binding protein — MASAGVSIASADPRIKEPKRILSPLSLTLDEQRIAVIGANGSGKSTLLRLLNGLVLPSTGSVHVRGRSTHSDGSAVRATVGFVFTDPLSQLVMPTPLEDVELSLRRTKMAKARRRETALAILADYQLAHLANSSIYELSGGERQLVALATVLAVAPSVLVLDEPSTMLDLRNTRLLMERLNALPQQVIMSTHDLSLVSDFERVLVIDNGAVAFDGGPHEAIARYRELVD; from the coding sequence TTGGCCAGCGCAGGCGTCAGCATCGCCTCCGCCGATCCACGCATCAAGGAACCGAAACGCATTCTGTCCCCCCTGTCCCTGACGCTTGACGAACAACGCATTGCCGTGATCGGTGCCAACGGATCAGGGAAGTCAACGCTGCTGCGCCTGCTGAACGGGCTGGTGCTGCCGTCCACGGGCAGTGTCCACGTCAGGGGCCGCAGCACCCACAGTGATGGCTCGGCCGTGCGGGCCACGGTGGGCTTTGTCTTCACCGACCCGCTCTCCCAGCTCGTCATGCCCACGCCCCTGGAAGACGTGGAACTGTCGCTGCGCCGGACAAAAATGGCGAAGGCTCGGCGCCGCGAGACTGCCTTGGCCATCCTGGCCGACTACCAGCTGGCACACCTGGCCAACAGCAGCATTTACGAGCTCTCCGGCGGTGAACGCCAGCTCGTTGCCTTGGCCACCGTGTTGGCCGTCGCCCCCTCCGTGCTGGTCCTGGATGAGCCCTCCACCATGCTGGATTTACGCAACACCCGGCTGCTCATGGAACGCCTTAATGCACTGCCGCAGCAGGTCATCATGTCAACGCATGACCTCTCCCTCGTGTCCGACTTCGAGCGCGTCCTGGTCATCGACAACGGTGCCGTGGCGTTCGACGGCGGCCCGCACGAGGCCATCGCCCGGTACCGGGAGCTTGTGGACTAA
- a CDS encoding energy-coupling factor transporter transmembrane protein EcfT: MRGHAFLVAGYVPGTSFFHRLPLGRKALLLFAVAVLSLASPLISTEAGAWTTTVTLAAVALAHFIAGLPWQKLWRAVRLMLIFLVLIAAYQWWQYGPVVAWQVIAAIVATVLASNILTATTPMDELLDGLSALVRPLRRFGADPERFSLTVALMLRSIPFVIGAFADVRDAARARGLERNLMARSLPVVIATVAYARNTGEALAARGLGDPEPADPAPLDSTNDGADAA, from the coding sequence ATGCGCGGCCATGCCTTCCTGGTGGCCGGATACGTTCCGGGCACCTCGTTCTTTCACCGGCTGCCGCTGGGACGCAAAGCGCTGCTGCTATTTGCCGTGGCAGTGCTGTCCCTGGCCTCGCCGCTGATCTCCACGGAGGCGGGCGCCTGGACCACCACGGTGACCCTTGCCGCCGTCGCGCTTGCCCATTTCATCGCCGGACTGCCGTGGCAGAAGCTGTGGCGGGCCGTGCGGCTCATGCTCATTTTCCTCGTCCTCATCGCCGCATACCAGTGGTGGCAGTATGGGCCGGTGGTGGCGTGGCAAGTCATCGCCGCGATCGTCGCCACCGTCCTGGCCTCGAACATTCTCACCGCCACCACACCCATGGATGAACTGCTGGACGGCCTCTCCGCACTGGTCCGTCCGCTGCGCAGGTTCGGTGCCGATCCGGAGCGGTTTTCGCTCACCGTGGCGCTGATGCTGCGCAGCATTCCCTTTGTCATTGGCGCGTTTGCCGATGTCAGGGACGCCGCCCGCGCCCGCGGCCTGGAACGCAACTTGATGGCACGCTCCCTGCCCGTCGTGATCGCCACGGTGGCTTACGCGCGCAACACCGGCGAGGCGCTGGCCGCCCGCGGCCTCGGTGATCCCGAGCCCGCTGATCCCGCTCCCCTCGATTCCACAAACGACGGCGCCGACGCCGCCTAA
- a CDS encoding acetyl-CoA C-acyltransferase encodes MSNADAETGMPPANSHGNPDTTAVIVSAKRLPTAKAGGPYASYRAHELAAEVIKHLVADTPLNPRQFNDVILGNATGGGGNVARLAALSAGLPEQVPGLTVDRQCGSGLEAIVLACRLIQAGAGDVYLAGGVESISTAPARAHRGADGSLEFFDRAQFAPLATGDPDAGVAAENVATHYGISRQRQDDYALHSHAKAIAAGNSGHFSNELLPFAGLSADQGPRPTLTAGLMARFPPAFVPGGTVTAGNSCPFSDGAAIVVVTSLTRARQLMASGAMADPARKGLLFRSSAVAGNDPNLLGVGAAHAMKQLMAASGLPAEVLRHSLIEFNEAFAAQVLATADLLELDPGTFNLDGGALALGHPYGASGAVLVTRLLAQVQRGAGAGPDAFAMISMAGGMGLAAHFQAVELRR; translated from the coding sequence GTGTCCAACGCAGACGCTGAAACAGGTATGCCTCCTGCAAACAGCCACGGCAACCCCGACACCACGGCCGTCATCGTGAGCGCCAAACGGCTGCCCACGGCCAAGGCCGGCGGCCCCTATGCATCGTACCGGGCCCATGAGCTGGCCGCTGAGGTCATCAAACACCTGGTTGCTGACACACCCCTCAACCCCCGCCAGTTCAACGATGTCATCTTGGGCAACGCCACCGGCGGCGGGGGAAATGTCGCCCGTCTGGCAGCCTTGAGCGCAGGGCTGCCCGAACAAGTTCCCGGGCTCACGGTGGACAGGCAGTGTGGCTCCGGACTGGAAGCGATAGTCCTTGCCTGCCGTCTGATCCAGGCCGGTGCCGGGGACGTGTACCTGGCCGGCGGAGTGGAGAGCATCAGCACCGCACCGGCCCGTGCCCACCGGGGCGCCGACGGCTCCCTGGAATTCTTCGACAGGGCACAATTTGCTCCGCTCGCAACGGGCGATCCGGACGCAGGGGTGGCTGCGGAGAATGTCGCGACCCATTATGGTATTTCGCGCCAGCGCCAAGACGACTACGCGCTGCACAGCCATGCCAAGGCCATAGCGGCCGGCAACAGCGGACACTTCAGCAACGAACTGCTGCCCTTTGCCGGGCTCTCCGCCGATCAGGGCCCACGCCCCACGCTCACGGCCGGACTCATGGCCCGGTTCCCGCCTGCATTTGTCCCGGGCGGCACCGTCACGGCCGGGAATTCCTGCCCGTTCAGCGACGGTGCGGCCATCGTCGTCGTCACCTCACTGACCCGGGCCCGGCAGCTCATGGCCAGCGGGGCCATGGCGGATCCCGCAAGGAAGGGCCTGTTGTTTCGCAGCAGCGCCGTCGCCGGCAACGACCCCAATTTGCTCGGTGTGGGCGCCGCGCACGCCATGAAACAACTCATGGCTGCCAGCGGCCTGCCGGCAGAGGTGCTGCGGCACTCCCTGATCGAGTTCAACGAGGCCTTCGCCGCGCAGGTGCTTGCCACGGCCGACCTGCTGGAGTTGGACCCGGGCACGTTCAACCTCGACGGCGGGGCACTGGCCCTGGGCCATCCGTACGGTGCGTCCGGCGCCGTTTTGGTGACGCGGCTGCTCGCCCAGGTCCAGCGCGGCGCCGGCGCCGGCCCCGATGCCTTTGCCATGATCAGCATGGCCGGTGGGATGGGCCTGGCCGCCCACTTCCAGGCTGTTGAACTCCGGCGGTAG
- a CDS encoding class I adenylate-forming enzyme family protein produces MPFIDQLQQWAAARGKHPAVIIGAQRIDFAGLLAAASAQRNTATSRVAIIDVPTSTQLATQFCAALHQHKTAMVLDAGWPAELRSALARAAQEWDGGAAQVWDGDAADRPFLLGLSSGTSGIPKAFTRSTASWRESFIRSSEYFRLTPNTVTLAPGPLAASMNLYALGESIHAGGTFVALPHFSPDAALTAMTQRHVNRLVLVPTVLELLARRGMETGHTATGLTHIVCAGSALGSSTVALARQWAPHATIQQYYGAAELGFVAASTLEPETTPAPASDSGPASNQGMSDGVGPAFPGVQLSVRDVHGREVPTGGLGSICVKSPYLCSGYAWGDDGLAFSRLGSTGWHTVHDQGHIDAQGILHVVGRASDMILCSGTNVYPHAVEQALRRGAPDEMNIIVTAIPDPVRGQRVVAAFHSAGKGGSTTDADAFRNSAAALPASHRPSHYYELVVLPLTGSGKISRALLSHWITEGDPRVQRRR; encoded by the coding sequence ATGCCCTTCATCGACCAGCTCCAGCAGTGGGCCGCCGCCCGCGGGAAGCATCCCGCCGTGATTATTGGCGCCCAACGAATCGACTTCGCCGGGCTGCTGGCCGCGGCATCTGCGCAGCGGAACACCGCAACGTCCCGAGTCGCCATCATCGATGTTCCCACGAGCACCCAGCTGGCCACGCAGTTCTGTGCCGCCCTGCACCAGCACAAGACGGCCATGGTGCTCGACGCCGGATGGCCGGCGGAGTTGCGTAGCGCCCTGGCCCGCGCCGCACAGGAGTGGGACGGCGGCGCCGCACAGGTTTGGGACGGCGACGCCGCGGATCGGCCGTTCCTGCTAGGCCTGTCCTCGGGCACGAGCGGGATCCCCAAGGCGTTCACCCGCAGCACCGCATCCTGGCGTGAATCGTTTATCCGCAGCAGCGAGTATTTCCGTCTCACCCCCAACACCGTCACGCTGGCACCGGGGCCCCTCGCCGCGAGCATGAACCTCTACGCCCTGGGCGAGTCAATCCACGCGGGCGGCACGTTTGTGGCCCTGCCGCATTTCAGCCCCGATGCAGCTCTGACCGCCATGACACAGCGTCACGTGAACCGCCTGGTGCTGGTGCCGACCGTCCTGGAGCTGCTGGCCCGCCGCGGCATGGAAACCGGTCACACCGCCACCGGCCTGACCCACATTGTGTGTGCAGGCTCCGCACTGGGCAGCAGCACCGTCGCGCTGGCCCGCCAGTGGGCGCCGCACGCCACGATCCAGCAATACTATGGTGCCGCCGAGCTTGGTTTCGTTGCCGCCTCCACCCTTGAGCCGGAGACCACCCCTGCTCCCGCCTCCGACTCAGGGCCCGCCTCCAACCAGGGCATGTCCGACGGCGTGGGCCCCGCCTTTCCCGGTGTGCAGCTGAGTGTCCGCGATGTTCACGGAAGGGAAGTTCCCACCGGCGGACTGGGCAGCATCTGCGTCAAAAGCCCCTACCTCTGCAGCGGCTACGCCTGGGGTGACGACGGTCTGGCCTTTTCCCGGCTGGGCAGCACCGGCTGGCACACTGTCCACGACCAGGGCCACATCGACGCCCAAGGCATCCTGCACGTAGTGGGCCGTGCCAGCGACATGATCCTCTGCTCCGGCACCAATGTGTACCCGCACGCGGTGGAACAGGCACTCCGCCGTGGCGCCCCCGACGAAATGAACATCATCGTCACGGCCATCCCTGATCCGGTACGCGGCCAGCGGGTGGTGGCAGCGTTCCACAGCGCCGGCAAGGGTGGCAGTACCACCGATGCCGATGCCTTCCGGAACAGTGCGGCGGCGCTGCCCGCCAGCCACCGGCCATCGCACTACTATGAGCTGGTGGTACTGCCCCTGACGGGAAGCGGGAAGATCAGCAGGGCCCTGCTCTCCCACTGGATCACGGAAGGGGACCCCCGTGTCCAACGCAGACGCTGA
- a CDS encoding neutral zinc metallopeptidase, which yields MTFNEGARLDPSQAEDQRGRGGMGRGGKVGLGLGGGIVVLIGALLGINPDLLSSLVGDTGNQPAIEQSGGSAIESCLTGADANERLDCRILGTANSLNSFWPGYLDQYGVQYSVPKTVIFTGSVSTACGPASSAVGPFYCPGDNKAYFDPDFFSQLETQFGSSGGPLAQEYVVAHEFGHHIQNLTGTIGKAQQDPSGAQSAAVRTELQADCYAGIWMRYASSQPAPGSNEPFLKALVQNDLNDALSAASSVGDDRIQQAATGRTNPESWSHGSSEQRQQWLYAGYQSADLAACDTFSVPTV from the coding sequence ATGACTTTTAATGAGGGGGCGCGGCTGGATCCGTCGCAGGCAGAGGATCAGCGTGGCCGAGGAGGAATGGGCCGGGGCGGAAAGGTGGGCCTGGGGCTGGGCGGCGGCATTGTGGTGTTGATTGGCGCCTTGCTGGGCATCAACCCCGACCTGTTGTCGTCACTGGTGGGCGACACCGGCAACCAGCCTGCCATTGAGCAGTCAGGTGGTTCGGCCATTGAGAGTTGCCTGACAGGTGCCGACGCCAACGAACGGCTGGACTGCCGCATCCTAGGCACCGCGAATTCGCTGAACAGCTTCTGGCCCGGCTACCTCGACCAATACGGCGTGCAGTACTCGGTGCCCAAGACGGTGATCTTCACCGGCAGCGTCAGCACCGCCTGCGGACCGGCCTCGTCCGCCGTCGGGCCCTTCTATTGCCCGGGCGACAACAAGGCCTACTTTGACCCCGACTTCTTCTCCCAGTTGGAGACCCAATTTGGGTCCTCCGGCGGGCCACTCGCGCAGGAGTATGTGGTGGCCCATGAATTTGGCCACCACATACAGAATCTGACCGGAACCATCGGCAAGGCACAACAGGATCCCAGCGGCGCCCAGTCGGCCGCCGTCCGCACGGAGCTACAGGCTGACTGCTATGCAGGCATCTGGATGCGCTATGCCTCCTCGCAGCCGGCGCCCGGCAGCAACGAGCCGTTCCTGAAGGCGCTGGTGCAAAACGACCTCAACGATGCACTGTCCGCAGCGTCTTCGGTGGGTGACGACAGGATCCAGCAGGCAGCCACCGGCCGGACCAATCCGGAATCCTGGAGCCATGGTTCCAGCGAGCAGCGGCAGCAGTGGCTCTACGCGGGGTACCAGAGCGCAGACCTGGCCGCCTGCGACACGTTCTCCGTCCCGACGGTGTAA
- a CDS encoding metal-sulfur cluster assembly factor, producing the protein MTDISESSPAIAAGQTDLEDVEEALKDVIDPELGVNIVDLGLLYGLRYGDDGALLLDMTLTTAACPLQDVIEEQVENSLSPIVDEWRINWVWMPPWGPDRITDDGRDQMRALGFNI; encoded by the coding sequence ATGACTGACATCAGCGAATCAAGCCCAGCCATTGCGGCTGGCCAAACCGATCTCGAGGACGTCGAGGAAGCTCTCAAGGACGTCATTGACCCCGAACTGGGCGTCAATATTGTCGACCTGGGTTTGCTCTACGGTCTGCGTTACGGGGACGACGGCGCCCTGCTGCTGGACATGACGCTGACCACAGCGGCCTGCCCACTGCAGGACGTCATCGAGGAACAAGTGGAGAATTCACTTAGCCCCATCGTTGACGAATGGCGCATCAACTGGGTGTGGATGCCGCCGTGGGGTCCCGACCGGATCACAGACGACGGGCGCGACCAGATGCGGGCCCTCGGCTTCAACATCTAG
- the sufC gene encoding Fe-S cluster assembly ATPase SufC — MSTLEIKDLHVSIATEQGVKPILKGVSLTINTGETHAIMGPNGSGKSTLAATIAGHPRYTVDSGSITLDGEDVLAMTVDQRARAGLFLAMQYPVEIPGVTMTNFLRTAKTAIDGEAPKLRTWTKDVKAAMAELRIEPEFAERNVNEGFSGGEKKRHEILQLELLKPKFAILDETDSGLDVDALKVVSEGVNRSIDGGGLGTVLITHYTRILRYIKPQFVHVFVDGAIAEQGGAELADRLEAEGYDRYQVAETATA, encoded by the coding sequence ATGTCGACTCTGGAAATCAAGGACCTGCACGTCAGCATTGCCACGGAGCAGGGCGTCAAGCCGATCCTCAAGGGTGTCAGCCTGACCATCAACACCGGCGAAACCCACGCCATCATGGGCCCCAACGGCTCGGGCAAGTCCACCCTGGCAGCCACCATCGCCGGCCATCCGCGCTACACGGTGGACAGCGGTTCCATCACCCTCGACGGAGAAGACGTCCTGGCGATGACCGTTGACCAGCGTGCCCGCGCCGGCCTGTTCCTGGCCATGCAGTACCCGGTTGAAATCCCCGGCGTCACCATGACGAACTTCCTGCGCACCGCCAAGACGGCCATCGACGGCGAAGCCCCCAAGCTGCGCACGTGGACCAAGGACGTCAAGGCAGCCATGGCTGAACTGCGCATCGAGCCCGAGTTCGCCGAGCGCAACGTCAACGAAGGCTTCTCCGGCGGCGAGAAGAAGCGCCACGAGATCCTTCAGCTCGAGCTGCTCAAGCCCAAGTTCGCCATCCTGGATGAGACCGATTCCGGCCTTGACGTTGACGCGTTGAAGGTTGTTTCGGAAGGTGTCAACCGTTCCATCGACGGAGGCGGCCTGGGCACGGTGCTCATCACCCACTACACCCGCATCCTGCGCTATATCAAGCCGCAGTTTGTGCACGTGTTCGTCGATGGTGCCATCGCCGAGCAGGGCGGCGCGGAACTGGCTGACCGGCTGGAAGCTGAAGGCTACGACCGCTACCAGGTTGCTGAGACGGCAACGGCCTAA
- a CDS encoding non-heme iron oxygenase ferredoxin subunit — translation MSDSSTPVGVVVCQADDVQVKASLLVEVDDYPIAIVRDSYGDLHAIGDTCSHAEISLSEGDVEDGTIECWAHGSSFDLTTGQPLTLPAFEPVPVFALSVHGSDVYVDVTNILNGVSTQ, via the coding sequence GTGAGCGATTCCTCCACGCCCGTCGGCGTCGTCGTCTGCCAAGCCGACGACGTCCAGGTGAAAGCTTCCTTGCTGGTTGAGGTTGACGATTACCCGATCGCCATTGTGCGGGACTCCTATGGAGACCTGCACGCCATTGGGGACACCTGCTCACATGCAGAGATTTCCCTGAGCGAAGGCGACGTGGAGGACGGCACCATCGAATGCTGGGCGCACGGCAGCTCGTTCGACCTGACAACAGGCCAACCGCTGACCTTGCCCGCTTTTGAGCCGGTGCCCGTCTTTGCCCTGAGCGTTCATGGCAGCGACGTCTATGTGGACGTCACCAACATTCTTAATGGCGTCAGCACGCAGTAG
- the sufD gene encoding Fe-S cluster assembly protein SufD, translating to MTELTQEHETDANVWTQGFIKGMTEEGESLSEINPETGPLAGGSAKAHSHGDSHGGGVGVPDSSRAGRLTSYKLADFPAITGREEDWRFTPLKRLRGLDRVGIKGQELNGPAPVVEVSKPDGVSVETVGRDDARIGSAGIPEDRVAAAAWENFAEATVVTLPAEFAGTAENLTTLTITGQGNTPAASHIVVHAKKFATGVVVLDHRGSAVLSENVEILVEDGANLTVVSIQDWNDDTVHASAQHLTVGRDAKVKHVVVNLGGNLLRTTPSARFTGTGGDVEMNGLYFADAGQHLEHRLFVDHSTRNCKSRVTYKGALQGEAAHAVWIGDVLIRKQAESTDTYELNRNLILTQGARADSVPNLEIETGLIEGAGHASTTGRFDDEQLFYLQARGIEESVARRLVVRGFLNEVIQSIRVPALEERLRESVERELAATPQ from the coding sequence ATGACCGAGCTCACGCAAGAACACGAAACAGATGCAAACGTTTGGACACAGGGCTTCATCAAGGGCATGACTGAGGAAGGCGAAAGCCTCTCCGAAATCAACCCCGAGACGGGCCCGCTTGCCGGCGGTTCGGCCAAGGCGCACAGCCATGGTGACAGCCACGGCGGCGGCGTTGGCGTCCCCGACAGCTCACGTGCAGGCCGTTTGACCTCCTACAAGCTTGCTGACTTCCCGGCCATCACCGGCCGTGAAGAAGACTGGCGCTTCACCCCGCTCAAGCGCCTGCGCGGCCTTGACCGGGTAGGCATCAAGGGCCAGGAACTCAATGGCCCCGCCCCCGTCGTTGAGGTTTCCAAGCCCGACGGCGTGAGTGTTGAGACTGTGGGCCGGGACGATGCTCGCATCGGCTCCGCAGGCATCCCCGAGGACCGCGTGGCGGCTGCCGCGTGGGAGAACTTCGCCGAAGCCACCGTTGTGACGCTGCCGGCAGAGTTTGCCGGCACGGCCGAGAACCTCACCACGCTGACCATCACGGGCCAGGGCAACACGCCTGCCGCATCACACATTGTGGTGCACGCGAAGAAGTTCGCAACGGGTGTCGTGGTCCTTGACCACCGCGGCAGCGCCGTCCTGTCGGAAAACGTTGAGATCCTTGTCGAGGATGGCGCCAACCTCACGGTTGTCAGCATTCAGGACTGGAACGATGACACTGTGCACGCCAGTGCCCAGCACCTGACGGTAGGCCGCGACGCGAAAGTTAAGCACGTCGTCGTCAACCTGGGTGGCAACCTGCTGCGCACCACGCCGTCCGCCCGCTTCACCGGCACCGGTGGCGACGTGGAAATGAACGGCCTGTACTTTGCAGATGCCGGTCAGCACCTGGAGCACCGCTTGTTCGTGGACCACTCCACGAGGAACTGCAAGTCCCGCGTCACCTACAAGGGTGCGTTGCAGGGCGAGGCGGCCCACGCTGTGTGGATTGGTGATGTGCTCATTCGCAAGCAGGCCGAATCGACAGACACCTACGAGCTGAACCGCAACCTGATCCTGACCCAGGGTGCACGCGCCGACTCGGTGCCGAACCTGGAAATTGAGACAGGCCTGATCGAGGGTGCCGGCCACGCCAGCACCACCGGCCGTTTTGATGACGAGCAGCTGTTCTACCTGCAGGCCCGCGGCATTGAGGAAAGCGTTGCCCGCCGCCTGGTGGTTCGCGGCTTCCTGAATGAAGTCATCCAGAGCATCCGGGTCCCTGCCCTCGAGGAGCGCCTGCGCGAATCCGTGGAACGCGAATTGGCGGCGACCCCCCAGTGA